The following are from one region of the Arthrobacter sp. TMP15 genome:
- a CDS encoding ferritin: MELKGKLAEAINDQITLEIQAAIVYRQLAIEMDVQDLPGISGWFLAQSDEELVHAQKFTDHMTDRNASPKIGTITAPNVTITTVLEAFEASLAHEQKVSESIRNLYRMAQQEGDIDSIPLLNWFVEEQLEEEATVGEIIGRVRLIGADGNGLLRLDAELGSRKESGQ, translated from the coding sequence ATGGAACTTAAAGGAAAGCTCGCAGAAGCCATTAACGATCAAATTACGTTGGAGATTCAGGCCGCGATAGTTTATCGCCAGCTGGCCATTGAAATGGATGTCCAGGACCTGCCCGGGATCTCCGGATGGTTCCTGGCCCAGTCTGACGAGGAACTGGTGCACGCACAGAAGTTCACGGATCATATGACAGACCGCAATGCCTCGCCCAAGATCGGCACCATCACGGCCCCGAACGTCACAATCACCACGGTTCTTGAGGCTTTCGAGGCCTCCCTGGCGCACGAGCAGAAGGTCTCGGAGTCCATCCGTAACCTCTACCGCATGGCCCAGCAGGAGGGCGATATTGACTCCATCCCGCTGCTGAACTGGTTTGTGGAGGAGCAGCTGGAAGAGGAAGCCACAGTAGGGGAAATCATTGGCCGCGTGCGCCTCATTGGCGCCGACGGCAATGGTCTGCTGCGTTTGGATGCTGAGCTGGGCTCCCGCAAGGAATCAGGACAGTAA
- a CDS encoding NADP-dependent isocitrate dehydrogenase encodes MAKIIYTLTDEAPMLATYSFLPIVEAFASTAGVDVETRDISVSARILAVFGDYLTEDQRVVDSLAELGALAKSPDANIIKLPNISASIPQLKAAVAELQGQGFALPDYPDDPSTDEEKDVRARYDKIKGSAVNPVLREGNSDRRAPQSVKNYAKANPHSMGAWSADSKTNVATMDGGDFFDNEKSVVIEANDKIKIQFVATDGTTSVLKEAFPVLKDEIIDGTVMRAAELDTFLSAQVARAKKEGVLLSAHLKATMMKVSDPIIFGHVVKAYFPELFANYGEALDAAGLSPANGLASIINGLGNLPEDVRTGVEAAIKKGYEDGPALAMVDSDNGITNLHTPSDVIVDASMPAMIRTSGHMWGADGQEHDTLAVLPDSSYAGIYQATIDDCRAHGAFDPTTMGTVPNVGLMAQAAEEYGSHDKTFELREAGTVQILNSAGTVLIEHHVEAGDIWRACQVKDIPVRDWVKLAVTRARASETPAVFWLDEKRAHDAKLIVKVNEYLKEYDTTDLDIQILSPADATKFTLERIRRGEDTISVTGNVLRDYLTDLFPILELGTSAKMLSIVPLIAGGGLFETGAGGSAPKHVQQLIKENHLRWDSLGEFLALAVSFEHLAVNEGNARAQILADTLDRATGTFLLENKSPKRKVGEIDNRGSHFHLAKFWAQELAAQSVDAELAAAFAAVAADLSENEDAIIAELAHVQGSPVDLGGYYRPDAKKVAAIMRPSALLNKAIDTLA; translated from the coding sequence ATGGCCAAGATTATTTATACCCTGACAGACGAAGCGCCCATGTTGGCCACGTACTCCTTCTTGCCGATTGTTGAGGCATTTGCCTCCACGGCCGGAGTGGACGTGGAAACCCGGGACATCTCCGTATCTGCGCGCATCCTCGCCGTCTTTGGTGACTACCTCACGGAAGATCAGCGAGTGGTTGACTCCCTGGCCGAATTGGGTGCACTGGCTAAGAGCCCGGATGCCAACATCATCAAACTCCCCAACATCAGCGCTTCCATTCCACAGCTCAAGGCTGCTGTTGCCGAGCTTCAGGGCCAGGGCTTTGCTCTTCCGGACTACCCGGATGATCCCTCCACTGATGAGGAAAAAGACGTTCGCGCCCGCTACGACAAGATCAAGGGCAGCGCAGTGAACCCGGTTTTGCGTGAAGGAAACTCTGACCGGCGCGCACCCCAGTCCGTAAAGAACTACGCAAAGGCGAACCCGCACAGCATGGGTGCCTGGAGCGCAGATTCCAAAACCAACGTGGCCACCATGGACGGTGGAGACTTCTTTGACAATGAGAAGTCGGTTGTCATTGAAGCCAATGACAAGATTAAAATACAGTTCGTGGCAACGGACGGCACCACCAGCGTGCTCAAGGAGGCCTTCCCGGTTCTCAAGGATGAGATCATAGACGGCACAGTTATGCGTGCTGCCGAGCTCGATACGTTCTTGAGCGCACAGGTTGCGCGGGCCAAGAAAGAGGGTGTCCTGCTCTCTGCCCACCTGAAGGCCACCATGATGAAGGTTTCGGACCCCATCATTTTCGGCCACGTGGTGAAGGCCTACTTCCCGGAACTCTTCGCCAACTATGGTGAAGCACTGGATGCGGCAGGGCTGAGTCCCGCCAACGGCTTGGCCTCCATCATTAACGGGTTGGGCAATCTGCCCGAGGATGTGCGCACAGGGGTTGAAGCGGCCATCAAGAAAGGCTACGAAGACGGCCCGGCACTGGCCATGGTGGACTCCGACAACGGCATCACCAACCTTCACACCCCTTCCGATGTGATCGTTGACGCGTCCATGCCGGCAATGATCCGCACCTCCGGGCACATGTGGGGTGCGGATGGCCAGGAACACGACACGTTGGCAGTGCTGCCTGATAGCAGCTATGCCGGTATCTACCAGGCCACCATTGATGACTGCCGGGCGCATGGCGCCTTTGATCCAACCACCATGGGCACCGTCCCCAACGTTGGCCTCATGGCACAAGCGGCAGAAGAGTACGGCAGCCATGACAAAACCTTTGAGCTGCGCGAAGCCGGAACCGTGCAGATCCTCAACTCTGCAGGCACCGTCCTTATTGAACACCACGTTGAGGCCGGGGACATCTGGCGCGCCTGCCAGGTCAAGGACATCCCTGTTCGTGACTGGGTCAAGCTTGCCGTAACTCGGGCCCGCGCATCAGAAACCCCCGCGGTGTTCTGGCTGGATGAGAAGCGCGCACACGATGCCAAGCTGATCGTCAAGGTCAATGAATACCTTAAGGAATACGACACCACGGATCTGGATATCCAGATCCTCTCACCAGCGGATGCAACAAAGTTCACCCTGGAGCGAATCCGTCGAGGCGAAGACACCATCTCCGTCACAGGCAACGTGCTCCGTGACTACCTCACAGACCTGTTCCCGATTTTGGAGCTGGGCACGAGCGCCAAAATGCTCTCCATTGTCCCGCTCATTGCAGGTGGTGGCCTCTTTGAAACCGGTGCCGGTGGTTCTGCTCCCAAGCACGTCCAACAGCTGATCAAGGAAAATCACCTGCGGTGGGACTCATTGGGTGAGTTCCTGGCCTTGGCTGTGAGCTTTGAACACCTTGCCGTCAATGAAGGCAATGCCCGTGCTCAGATTTTGGCTGACACTCTGGACCGAGCAACGGGAACGTTCCTGTTGGAAAACAAGTCCCCGAAGCGCAAGGTTGGCGAAATTGACAACCGTGGCAGCCACTTCCACTTGGCCAAGTTCTGGGCACAAGAATTGGCAGCACAGAGTGTTGACGCTGAACTGGCGGCTGCTTTTGCGGCAGTCGCTGCCGATCTGAGCGAGAATGAAGATGCGATCATCGCCGAGCTCGCGCACGTTCAGGGTTCGCCAGTTGACCTGGGTGGCTACTACCGCCCGGACGCAAAAAAGGTTGCAGCGATCATGCGCCCCTCAGCACTGCTGAACAAGGCCATCGACACTCTCGCCTAA
- a CDS encoding branched-chain amino acid ABC transporter substrate-binding protein, protein MNRKRVMTTLAAAATFGMLLGGCANQAAPEGGSSSAAGGSQSAVDIPALTSIETPKDAVLPAGDGKAVCPDTTTLAYIGAQTGANAQLGINIFQGIQLAINEHNAANAECQVAFKKFDTEGDPNKATGPVTQATKEENIIGVVGLPFSGESKATGNIFEQVKMVHITPAATNPGLTENGWKTFFRGLGNDAVQGPAAAKFMTGKLGAKKVYIVQDDSEYGIGLAQTTTEGLGDALIGTDKVTQGQKDFSATISKIMNSKADAVFYSGYYAEGAPFDQQLVAKGYTGTFIGPDGLKDDQFIKQAGDASKNSYFTCPCIPGELIPDFAKAYKALANMDPGTYSIEGYDAATVLLAGIDAGNQDRAKLMEWVKNYDADGLSKHYKWNDKGELQAPTVYGYKVENGKIVPIGAIGE, encoded by the coding sequence ATGAACCGCAAGAGAGTTATGACCACGCTGGCTGCTGCGGCCACTTTTGGGATGCTGCTGGGAGGCTGTGCAAACCAAGCAGCCCCCGAGGGTGGAAGCTCTTCCGCCGCTGGTGGCAGCCAATCGGCTGTAGACATCCCAGCTTTGACATCCATTGAAACGCCAAAGGATGCTGTTCTGCCTGCAGGCGATGGCAAAGCAGTCTGCCCTGATACCACCACGTTGGCTTACATTGGTGCACAAACTGGTGCCAATGCTCAGCTGGGTATCAATATTTTCCAAGGTATTCAGCTAGCCATTAATGAGCACAATGCGGCGAACGCCGAATGCCAGGTGGCATTCAAGAAGTTTGATACGGAAGGTGACCCCAACAAGGCAACTGGTCCCGTCACCCAGGCAACTAAAGAAGAGAATATTATTGGTGTTGTCGGGCTGCCGTTCTCCGGTGAGTCCAAAGCAACCGGCAACATCTTCGAACAGGTGAAGATGGTGCACATCACCCCAGCTGCCACCAACCCCGGGTTGACGGAAAATGGCTGGAAGACGTTCTTCCGCGGACTGGGTAATGACGCAGTTCAGGGTCCGGCCGCGGCTAAGTTCATGACGGGCAAGCTTGGCGCCAAGAAGGTCTACATCGTCCAGGACGACTCCGAATACGGAATCGGTTTGGCACAAACCACAACTGAGGGCTTGGGAGATGCCCTGATCGGCACCGACAAGGTTACTCAAGGCCAGAAGGACTTCTCAGCGACGATCTCCAAGATCATGAACTCCAAAGCTGACGCGGTGTTCTACTCCGGTTACTACGCTGAAGGTGCACCATTTGACCAGCAGCTCGTAGCCAAGGGTTACACCGGAACGTTCATTGGCCCGGATGGCTTGAAGGATGACCAGTTCATCAAGCAGGCAGGCGATGCTTCGAAGAACTCATACTTCACCTGTCCCTGCATCCCCGGTGAATTGATTCCTGACTTCGCTAAGGCCTACAAGGCATTGGCAAATATGGATCCAGGCACATACTCCATCGAAGGATATGACGCGGCAACGGTTCTCTTGGCTGGTATTGACGCAGGCAACCAGGACCGCGCAAAGCTGATGGAGTGGGTCAAGAACTACGACGCCGACGGCTTGAGCAAGCACTACAAATGGAATGACAAGGGTGAACTGCAGGCCCCGACTGTTTACGGCTACAAGGTTGAGAACGGCAAGATTGTTCCCATCGGTGCCATCGGGGAGTAA
- a CDS encoding branched-chain amino acid ABC transporter permease, producing the protein MLPTILMAAPVANDWITLDFVSLGQNFWSATFDGLTFGSIYALVALGYTLVYGVLNLINFAHSEVFIMGCYAVFFTLSFLGFGPSAPNLGIGQIVLNLLLALIAAIVASALTAFLLERLAYRPLRKRNAPRLVFLITAIGASFTIQYLIFLWRGPVPEQALTMFQTKPIFEVFGTIIYSDQILIVTAAVIMMVVTERFISKSRTGRGIRAVAQDPDTATLMGVNKEKIIITTFIIGGILAGAAALFYVMKIPSGVVYNGGFILGIKAFAAAVLGGIGNVRGALLGGLLLGLIGNYGQILLGNSQWTDVVAFLVLVLVLLFRPEGILGTSLGRSKA; encoded by the coding sequence ATGCTTCCAACCATCCTTATGGCCGCACCAGTGGCCAACGACTGGATTACACTCGACTTTGTTTCCCTGGGACAAAACTTTTGGTCAGCCACTTTTGACGGCCTGACATTTGGTTCCATTTATGCCCTCGTGGCACTTGGTTACACGCTTGTTTACGGCGTGTTGAACCTGATTAACTTTGCTCACTCTGAAGTATTCATCATGGGCTGCTATGCAGTCTTCTTCACCCTAAGTTTCTTAGGATTTGGCCCCTCTGCACCCAATCTGGGCATTGGACAGATTGTCTTGAACCTATTGCTGGCGCTAATAGCCGCCATTGTGGCCTCGGCGCTTACAGCGTTTCTGCTTGAACGGCTCGCGTACAGACCGTTGCGGAAACGCAATGCGCCACGTCTGGTTTTTTTGATCACAGCCATCGGTGCTTCATTCACCATCCAGTACCTGATCTTCCTGTGGCGTGGCCCGGTTCCTGAGCAGGCTTTGACTATGTTCCAGACCAAACCGATTTTCGAAGTCTTTGGAACTATCATCTACTCGGATCAGATTTTGATTGTCACGGCTGCCGTCATCATGATGGTTGTCACCGAGCGCTTCATCAGTAAGTCACGGACAGGGCGTGGTATTCGTGCCGTAGCCCAGGATCCGGACACTGCCACGCTGATGGGAGTGAACAAAGAAAAGATCATCATTACTACGTTCATTATCGGCGGTATTTTGGCCGGTGCTGCCGCACTGTTCTATGTCATGAAGATCCCCTCCGGAGTTGTTTACAACGGTGGCTTTATTTTGGGCATCAAGGCTTTTGCCGCGGCCGTTCTCGGTGGTATCGGCAACGTCCGGGGGGCCCTGCTTGGCGGGCTTCTCCTTGGCTTGATCGGTAACTACGGCCAGATCCTGTTGGGCAACTCGCAATGGACAGATGTCGTGGCGTTCTTGGTGCTGGTTCTGGTGCTGCTGTTCCGCCCAGAAGGCATCCTCGGCACATCGTTGGGAAGGAGCAAAGCATGA
- a CDS encoding branched-chain amino acid ABC transporter permease: MSMVDGPKPLKTAKSGQSTADMESAGVPPGSSAAVPRPNRKFGSWSDRWREMPRQKQWLILIPVVLLAFALPVLNPPFITTEPGNDWPLACQLMAIYALVAVGLNIVIGYAGLLDLGYIAFFAVGSYTAAMLTSPDSAFIKIPYLWTIPVAIAVSMFVGVLLGLPTLRLRGDYLAIVTLGFGEIVRILATIIPAMKGQPGFQNVGHPPGVGDDGIPIFANSNGTPWYWMTLVILIIILFLVGNMERSRVGRAWIAIREDEDAAETMGVPTFKYKVWAFALGAGVGGLAGALMGGQVGFVNNQKFDVVTSILFVAAVVLGGSGNKVGAILGGALVAYIPLRFTAIAEYKFLIFGLALVLIMIYRSQGLIPARQRLLAYGTKAYASVRERYAKPTKKNGGPGGTGIVGTPPATAQPNAEGMTP; this comes from the coding sequence ATGAGTATGGTTGACGGTCCCAAGCCGCTAAAAACCGCTAAGTCCGGCCAAAGCACTGCCGATATGGAGTCTGCGGGGGTACCTCCAGGATCCAGTGCCGCTGTGCCACGTCCGAACCGTAAATTTGGTTCATGGAGCGATAGATGGCGAGAAATGCCTCGTCAAAAACAATGGCTCATCTTGATCCCTGTGGTGCTCCTAGCCTTTGCTCTTCCAGTGTTAAACCCACCGTTCATAACTACCGAACCAGGCAACGACTGGCCACTAGCCTGCCAGCTTATGGCTATTTATGCGCTGGTGGCCGTAGGGCTAAACATTGTCATTGGTTACGCAGGTTTACTTGATCTGGGCTACATTGCTTTCTTCGCTGTTGGTTCCTATACGGCAGCAATGCTGACAAGCCCCGATTCCGCATTCATTAAGATTCCCTACCTGTGGACCATCCCGGTTGCCATTGCCGTTTCCATGTTTGTGGGTGTCCTGTTGGGCTTGCCCACCCTGCGCCTGCGTGGCGATTATTTGGCTATTGTGACGCTTGGATTTGGCGAGATTGTCCGAATTTTGGCCACCATCATTCCTGCCATGAAGGGCCAGCCCGGTTTCCAGAACGTAGGTCACCCGCCGGGTGTTGGTGATGACGGAATCCCAATTTTCGCCAACTCGAACGGCACGCCGTGGTATTGGATGACGCTTGTCATCCTGATAATAATTCTCTTCCTTGTGGGCAATATGGAGCGTAGCCGCGTGGGCCGGGCATGGATCGCCATCCGTGAAGATGAGGATGCCGCAGAGACCATGGGCGTACCAACGTTCAAGTACAAGGTGTGGGCGTTTGCACTGGGTGCCGGTGTTGGCGGCCTTGCAGGTGCGCTGATGGGCGGCCAGGTTGGCTTTGTGAATAACCAGAAGTTCGACGTCGTGACGTCAATTTTGTTTGTCGCGGCAGTAGTCTTGGGTGGATCAGGAAACAAGGTCGGGGCCATCCTTGGCGGTGCGCTGGTTGCGTATATTCCACTGAGGTTCACAGCTATTGCCGAATACAAGTTCCTGATCTTCGGCTTGGCGCTGGTACTGATCATGATTTACCGCTCGCAGGGCCTTATCCCGGCTCGTCAGAGGCTGTTGGCCTATGGCACCAAAGCGTACGCTTCCGTCAGGGAGCGGTATGCCAAACCGACAAAGAAAAATGGCGGTCCAGGTGGCACAGGCATAGTAGGCACACCTCCGGCCACAGCCCAACCCAATGCTGAAGGGATGACACCATGA
- a CDS encoding ABC transporter ATP-binding protein — MSHAAQESTGDSAADVGAGGVDLDVAAAIAPDRSFDVAIGEDLVEVKNLTMKFGGLVAMDDVSFTIKRGEILGLIGPNGAGKTTCFNAMTGVYKPTSGQVLLEGKMLNGMKQHKITRAGLARTFQNIRLFGEMTALENVVVGLDARHKTSVVGALLRLPRHIREEKSAIERGLALLAFVGIEHQAATLSKHLPYGSQRRLEIARALATDPKVLCLDEPAAGFNPAEKEELMALIRTIRDDGYTVLLIEHDMKLVMGVTDRIVVLEFGKKIADGKPHDIREDPRVISAYLGEPEDDFA; from the coding sequence ATGAGCCATGCGGCGCAAGAATCAACCGGTGACTCTGCAGCAGATGTAGGAGCAGGAGGAGTTGACCTCGATGTTGCGGCTGCCATTGCTCCTGATCGAAGCTTTGATGTTGCCATCGGTGAAGACCTGGTGGAAGTAAAGAACCTGACAATGAAATTTGGTGGCCTGGTGGCCATGGATGATGTCAGTTTCACCATCAAACGTGGTGAAATCCTTGGTTTGATCGGCCCCAATGGTGCCGGTAAGACCACGTGCTTCAATGCCATGACAGGGGTGTATAAACCCACAAGTGGGCAAGTACTGCTTGAAGGCAAGATGCTCAACGGCATGAAGCAGCATAAAATCACCCGGGCCGGCTTGGCTCGTACCTTCCAGAACATTCGCCTTTTTGGTGAGATGACAGCTCTGGAGAACGTTGTGGTGGGTTTGGACGCCCGGCACAAAACAAGCGTTGTTGGGGCGCTATTGCGTTTACCAAGGCACATCCGCGAGGAAAAAAGCGCCATAGAGCGCGGCCTGGCCCTGTTGGCATTTGTTGGTATCGAACACCAAGCCGCCACACTGTCCAAGCACTTGCCCTATGGCAGCCAGCGTCGCCTAGAAATTGCTAGGGCACTGGCCACGGACCCCAAAGTGTTGTGTTTGGATGAACCAGCAGCCGGCTTCAACCCTGCTGAAAAAGAAGAGCTGATGGCCCTCATCCGCACCATCCGCGATGATGGCTACACGGTACTTCTGATTGAGCATGATATGAAACTGGTCATGGGTGTCACGGACAGGATTGTTGTTTTGGAATTTGGCAAGAAGATTGCCGACGGCAAACCGCATGACATCCGCGAAGACCCACGTGTTATTTCCGCCTACCTAGGGGAGCCTGAAGATGACTTTGCTTGA
- a CDS encoding ABC transporter ATP-binding protein yields the protein MTLLELNDVSVHYGRIQAIHNMSFTVDEGEIVSLIGANGAGKTTTMKTISGLLNPSGGSIKFMGEDITKMKAHIRVVQGISQAPEGRGIFPAMTVLENLDMGTFGRKDRSGVSKDLERVFTLFPRLQERQKQFGGTMSGGEQQMLAIGRALMSRPKLLLLDEPSMGLAPQFIRQIFKIITEINSQGTTVLLVEQNANQALARAHRAFVLETGEITHSGTGKELLANPAIKEAYLGVG from the coding sequence ATGACTTTGCTTGAGCTGAACGACGTCTCAGTCCACTATGGACGGATTCAGGCAATCCACAACATGTCTTTCACAGTTGATGAGGGCGAGATTGTCTCGTTGATCGGTGCCAATGGTGCCGGAAAAACAACCACCATGAAGACTATTTCAGGGCTGCTGAATCCATCCGGTGGCTCCATTAAGTTCATGGGCGAGGACATCACCAAGATGAAAGCGCACATCAGGGTGGTCCAGGGTATTTCCCAAGCACCCGAAGGCAGGGGTATTTTCCCGGCCATGACTGTGCTTGAAAATCTTGATATGGGTACCTTTGGCCGCAAGGACAGAAGCGGTGTGAGCAAGGACCTTGAGCGGGTCTTTACGTTGTTTCCACGGTTGCAGGAACGGCAGAAGCAGTTTGGTGGAACCATGAGTGGTGGTGAGCAGCAGATGCTCGCCATTGGCAGGGCGTTGATGTCCCGGCCCAAACTGCTGCTGCTGGATGAGCCTTCGATGGGTCTTGCGCCACAGTTCATCCGCCAGATCTTCAAGATCATCACGGAGATCAACAGCCAGGGCACCACCGTGCTGCTGGTGGAACAAAACGCCAACCAGGCTCTGGCCCGGGCGCATCGGGCGTTTGTGCTGGAGACGGGGGAGATCACCCACAGTGGTACGGGTAAGGAGCTCCTGGCCAACCCGGCCATCAAGGAAGCATACCTGGGCGTCGGCTAA
- a CDS encoding Gfo/Idh/MocA family oxidoreductase, translated as MSNPRFVGRPDWYTTFNPETLAATGRALRWGVIATGNIAKTVTADLVLLEDAVLQAVSSRNEGSATQFATRFGFTSHYYDGGPDGLGAAGHLQLVADPDVDVVYIATPHGQHYDVAKSALEHGKHVLCEKALAITAAEARNLIALARAKGLFLMEAVWARFVPGFQRALEIIAAGEIGEVKWVQANLGFVAPVDESLRIWAPADGGGALLDLTVYPLLWAWATLGRPEAVAASGELTALGVDSQNTISLSFPSGAQAQLLSYLTSQGPSRATISGTLGYLETVDSLNNPTQILISGPGSAKRTEKFEHPGRGYTYQLREVTRCIQAGLTESTTMPLDDSLAIMELFDEVRRQLGVSYPNDDRTDL; from the coding sequence ATGAGCAACCCACGATTCGTCGGCCGTCCCGACTGGTACACCACGTTCAATCCCGAAACGCTTGCGGCCACTGGCAGGGCCCTGCGCTGGGGCGTGATTGCTACGGGAAATATCGCCAAGACCGTCACAGCCGATCTTGTGCTTCTGGAGGACGCGGTGCTGCAAGCTGTCAGTTCGCGCAACGAAGGCAGTGCAACTCAGTTTGCAACGAGGTTTGGCTTTACCTCCCACTACTACGACGGCGGACCTGACGGCTTAGGTGCTGCCGGTCATCTTCAATTGGTGGCGGATCCCGACGTTGATGTTGTCTACATTGCCACTCCGCACGGCCAACATTACGATGTAGCCAAGTCAGCACTTGAGCATGGCAAGCATGTTCTGTGTGAGAAGGCGTTGGCCATCACAGCAGCCGAGGCGCGGAACTTGATCGCACTGGCACGGGCCAAGGGCTTGTTCCTCATGGAAGCGGTCTGGGCCCGCTTTGTGCCAGGCTTTCAGAGGGCGTTGGAGATCATTGCCGCAGGAGAAATCGGTGAGGTTAAATGGGTTCAAGCCAATCTGGGTTTCGTGGCCCCAGTCGATGAATCACTACGGATTTGGGCTCCGGCCGACGGCGGCGGGGCGCTTCTGGATCTGACCGTTTACCCCCTGCTGTGGGCATGGGCCACGCTTGGCCGCCCGGAGGCTGTGGCCGCCTCGGGCGAGCTCACAGCGTTGGGCGTTGACAGCCAGAACACCATTTCACTGAGCTTTCCCAGTGGGGCTCAAGCCCAGCTGCTCAGTTATCTCACCTCGCAGGGGCCCAGCCGGGCGACAATTTCTGGCACTTTGGGCTATTTGGAAACGGTGGACTCGCTTAACAACCCCACGCAGATCCTTATTTCAGGGCCCGGGAGTGCTAAGCGAACCGAAAAATTTGAGCACCCGGGCCGGGGCTACACGTACCAGCTGCGCGAGGTGACACGCTGCATACAGGCAGGATTGACGGAGAGCACCACCATGCCGCTGGATGATTCGCTGGCCATCATGGAGCTATTTGATGAGGTAAGACGCCAATTGGGTGTCAGCTACCCGAACGATGACAGAACCGATCTCTAA
- a CDS encoding carbohydrate ABC transporter permease, producing MKSDSKRNTKRRINRTLKYALLLFFVVMVMLPAYVLFITSFKGTADADPSRAWYLPQVWETGGWVKAWTTLAPSLGRTVMLVVPSALVSAFLGSINGYVLSKWKFPGSNIVFTLILFGMFIPYQAVMIPLTQLVSDLGVPQGVPSLMLLHIVYGLPICTLIFRNYYTSIPDELIEAARMDGAGILRTYGSVILPVSAPGFVVVLIWQFTSAWNDYLFAAFFSSGRNGPVTIALSFLAGGQLTDYAASMAGALIASVPTLIVYILLGKYFVGGLMSGSVKG from the coding sequence ATGAAGTCTGACTCTAAGCGCAATACCAAGCGCCGCATTAACCGCACGTTGAAGTACGCTCTGCTGCTTTTCTTCGTCGTGATGGTTATGTTGCCGGCCTACGTTTTGTTCATTACCAGCTTCAAGGGAACGGCCGACGCCGACCCCTCCCGCGCATGGTACCTCCCCCAGGTTTGGGAAACCGGCGGCTGGGTGAAAGCCTGGACTACGCTGGCTCCCTCCCTGGGACGCACCGTCATGTTGGTGGTCCCCTCCGCACTGGTTTCCGCATTCCTGGGCTCCATCAATGGCTACGTGCTTTCAAAGTGGAAGTTCCCCGGCTCGAATATTGTATTCACGTTGATCTTGTTCGGTATGTTCATCCCTTACCAGGCCGTGATGATCCCGCTGACGCAGCTAGTTAGCGATTTGGGCGTACCTCAGGGTGTCCCCTCTTTGATGCTGCTGCACATTGTTTATGGCCTGCCGATCTGTACGCTGATCTTCCGCAACTACTACACCTCCATACCCGATGAACTCATCGAGGCAGCACGAATGGATGGTGCAGGAATCCTGCGCACTTACGGCTCCGTCATCCTGCCAGTGTCAGCACCTGGCTTCGTCGTGGTGTTGATCTGGCAGTTCACTTCAGCATGGAACGATTACCTCTTTGCCGCGTTCTTCTCCTCAGGCCGCAACGGCCCTGTGACGATCGCGCTCTCGTTCCTCGCTGGTGGCCAGCTCACCGATTACGCCGCCTCGATGGCAGGGGCACTGATCGCTTCTGTGCCAACACTCATTGTCTACATTTTGTTGGGCAAGTACTTTGTGGGCGGTTTGATGAGTGGATCAGTGAAGGGCTAA
- a CDS encoding sugar ABC transporter permease: MLKRAKTWGPGVLLLAPTLILVGVFVYWLIIENFRVSLTNQHTAKPSSKYVGFQNYTNLLADPNFQHSLWNLLILTIVFLGGTLIFGFLWAWILEQPAKGEGFFRSVYLFPMSVSFIASGVVWRWLLSSLQTSQPGGERTTGLNRLLDSVGLGALQNDWWSNPTWGIAAIAVPAIWQLSGYVMALFLAGFRGIPDELREAARIDGCTEWKLYRHVIFPQLSPVMLSAVIIIGHMSLKLFDLIRAIVPDANTYDVQVPATMMWVKYIGSDYADAAAIGTILLVLVALVVIPYLWYTSRAEKR, encoded by the coding sequence ATGTTAAAACGTGCAAAAACATGGGGCCCAGGCGTATTGCTACTCGCCCCCACCCTGATACTGGTTGGCGTATTCGTCTATTGGCTTATTATTGAGAATTTCCGTGTCAGCCTGACTAACCAGCACACGGCGAAGCCCAGCAGCAAATATGTTGGTTTTCAGAACTACACCAATCTTTTGGCAGACCCGAACTTCCAGCACTCATTGTGGAATCTGCTGATCCTGACCATCGTCTTCCTTGGTGGCACACTAATCTTCGGCTTCCTCTGGGCCTGGATTTTGGAACAACCAGCCAAGGGTGAAGGCTTCTTCCGCTCGGTTTACCTCTTCCCCATGTCAGTGTCTTTCATCGCCTCCGGTGTTGTTTGGCGTTGGCTGCTTTCGAGTTTGCAAACCTCCCAGCCCGGTGGTGAACGCACCACTGGTTTGAACCGGCTACTTGATAGCGTTGGCTTGGGTGCCTTGCAAAACGACTGGTGGTCCAATCCGACGTGGGGTATTGCCGCCATCGCCGTCCCTGCCATCTGGCAGCTTTCCGGCTACGTCATGGCCCTGTTCCTTGCTGGTTTCCGCGGTATCCCCGATGAGCTGCGCGAAGCGGCCCGGATTGACGGTTGCACCGAATGGAAGCTGTACCGGCACGTGATTTTCCCGCAGCTGAGCCCGGTCATGCTCTCAGCGGTGATCATCATCGGTCACATGTCCTTGAAGCTCTTCGACCTCATCCGAGCGATAGTCCCCGACGCCAATACTTATGACGTCCAGGTTCCTGCCACGATGATGTGGGTCAAGTACATCGGCAGTGACTACGCCGATGCTGCTGCGATCGGAACTATCTTGCTGGTTCTGGTGGCACTGGTTGTCATCCCCTACCTCTGGTACACCTCACGAGCGGAGAAGCGCTAA